TGCCAAGCGCTTAGACTACCGTACAGTTTGCCTGAACCTAGAGCAGATCGAACAGCCAATTTTGAGCGATCTGAATCGATTTTTGCGCTGGTTGTGTGTCAGTGTTACCCATCAGCTGCAGCTGCAGCCTCGACTAGACGAATATTGGGATGAAGATATTGGCAGCAACGTAAGCTGCACTCTTTACTTTCGAGGCTACCTACTAGAGCAAATCGGCTCTCCCATTGTCTTGGCATTAGACGAGGTGAACCAGGTTTTTGAGCATCCTCAAGTGGCGAAGGACTTTTTACCCCTGTTACGTTCCTGGTATGAAGAAGCCAGAAGACTGCGCATCTGGCAAAAGCTGCGCTTAATTGTGGTGCACTCGACGGAAATATATGTTCCCCTCCATCTGAACCAGTCCCCTTTCAATGTCGGGCTACCGATTCAGTTAGCAGGCTTTAGTATAGATCAAGTGCAGCAGTTAGCCCAGCGTTATAGACTTAATTGGACAGATGGCGAGCAAGCAAGGCTTTTGATGGCTATGGTTGGGGGACATCCGGCACTGGTGCAAATAGCCCTCTATCATCTTAGCCGTGGAGAGGTAAGGCTAGCGCAACTACTGGAAACTGCCCCCACACCAACTGGAATTTATGGCTATCACTTGCAGCGTCACTGGGCAACCTTACAGCAACAGCCGGAATTAGCGATCGCTCTTCATACTGTGATGAGTGCTACCGAGCCCGTGCAGTTAGAACCCACTTTGGCTTACAAGCTAAACAGTATAGGATTGATCCATTTAGATGGTAATAAAGCAATGCCAAGTTGCCAGTTGTATCGGCAGTATTTTGAGAATCAGCAACCAGAATAACGTATGAAATCTTCTAATGTAGTGTCATAACCGCCATATTCATCTATGTAACGGAGAATAGAGGTACTAAATTCATCGTGAGAACCTCGGTTTCTAAGTAGAAGATTTGCCACCCCATAAGGACCCCGCAAGTGGGCCCCTGCGAGAATGCCAGAAAGGGTGATGGTTATTGTTTTTGATACTCCGCGATCGTCAAAGATCTTTTGCTGACCAAGGTAGTTGTCGATGGACGTGCCTTGCCCATTGAGCGTCTCGTCGATCAGCTTCCAGTTCAAGGCAAAAGCCTCACGAATTGCTTCTTCTTGAATATCAGGAGAATGTAAGAATTTTGATTTGCTATCAATACCATTCTTTCTTGTCCATATGCCTTGCCAGTAATTTTTGGTGGCACCATGCCCGTAGTAGATAGTGGCTTTGTAGTAGCCAAGATCGATCAGTAGAGATTCTCCAAATTGGTACTTGCCTATGAAACCCAAGACGTTTTCCACCTGGTACTGATTTAGATCTCCTTTTGGTAAGCCTGATGCAGATACTCCAAGGGCTTCTAGCAAATCTAAAAAACTGCCTTTGCTTAAACCAGTCCCAGGTAGAGGAGGGCTTTTTTGACCCTCCTGCAAACGCTTAGCTTCTTGTATGAAGCTGGTATCATCTGGTTTCATAATTTCAGTCCAACGGCTATCACTAGCCAATCCTTGTTGGGCAATGATATCGAGTATATTTCCCGTCTTTATGGTGTACGGTAAACTACTAAATTGGCAATCCATACAATAACTTCAATTTTGTGTGATTTGAACAAGTGTCTGATCCAAAGTTATTAGTTAAGGAGACAAATAACTTTTAACGGTCATCACCAGTTACGTTTATTAGGTTTGGTCTACTTATTCTTATTCTTTATTTTGTATAATTTTGTAAGAAACATATCAGATAAAGTTAATTATTCTGTATCTTTACTTTAGCAGTTATCAAATCATTTAATCTCATATTAATCTCACACAAATTCTCATCTAAATACTCATCTATAAGCTAATACGAAGTTAATACAAAACTCATATAATGTAGTTCAAATCAGCTTTTGTAGGGTAGGCATCCTGCCTGCCCTACAAAAGCTGATTTCTAATCTTCTAGTGGAAAGGAAGTAATTGGACGCTTGCAAAGTTATTGAGCAACCTTGCAACAACAGATGGAATTAGCGAGCGCCCTTGCTCCCATCATGAGTATCACTGCATCTAGGCAATAAAACTTATTCTGATTCTCACCCCTCTGTAGGGGTTTAGGAGGAAAGCACTATTGTTCAAAGTGCGGGTAGATATCTTGCTCAAACATATCCTGCACATCTTGAGGCTGCTGTTTGACAAGCTCCTCATAATCCGGTCTCACAGAAATATGATAATCAGCTATGCGAGAGTCAATCTCTGGTAGCCAGGTTGTGTGTATTGTATAGCCAAAATTGAAGCCAGGATAACTTAACTGGCACACTGGTCCTTTAAATAATTTTTCGGCAT
This window of the Chroococcidiopsis sp. CCMEE 29 genome carries:
- a CDS encoding AAA-like domain-containing protein; protein product: MSLDSLLEILNRKLVEAQNRPLNATEILILRGIWEYQTYSQIAQANDYSPGYFTNVVAPELCQRLSQLIGSRVTKKNCRPLLESYAAAQVAPETAPLVQHLTDFYPDVTQENISPIYPSGSVPLNSPFYIEHPAIQAQVYEEISKPGALVRIKAPREMGKTSLLLRTLDYAKRLDYRTVCLNLEQIEQPILSDLNRFLRWLCVSVTHQLQLQPRLDEYWDEDIGSNVSCTLYFRGYLLEQIGSPIVLALDEVNQVFEHPQVAKDFLPLLRSWYEEARRLRIWQKLRLIVVHSTEIYVPLHLNQSPFNVGLPIQLAGFSIDQVQQLAQRYRLNWTDGEQARLLMAMVGGHPALVQIALYHLSRGEVRLAQLLETAPTPTGIYGYHLQRHWATLQQQPELAIALHTVMSATEPVQLEPTLAYKLNSIGLIHLDGNKAMPSCQLYRQYFENQQPE